Proteins found in one Fulvitalea axinellae genomic segment:
- a CDS encoding TolC family protein, whose product MKILSRTFIFLLATLVSAVATAQEKRSLGLDEALRLAAEGNGTLKRKSAELMAARAKANQSLAAFLPQAELSTSFVRTNDPLNVFGFRLKQGIVTQEDFVPASLNNPSGFTNYSTRAEIRQPIFNLDGLYGRKAARYQVKSKEFELERTKKAIDLEVRRQYFAVGLANGRVEVLEKALATAEATLKVVEDSKGQGYAKESDLLEVRIHALDLDRKLDQAKSDRQTSNDYLAMLLGISDTEIEPADMLVIESASAEAPELSKNRDDIRAYEMGLEAAKSMVGAKASGFVPRVNAVGAFETNGDQVLGSGQDNYLVGVSLSWKLFNGYKNVGELREAKAKVAEAGQAFEDYKRQSSIELEKTYREYEVSRKGLATAETAEKHAKENLRITSDRFAEGMEKTSDLLRAQTLLAEKRLEALNARYGYVMMGYYLEFLR is encoded by the coding sequence ATGAAGATACTGAGCCGAACTTTCATTTTCCTATTGGCCACGCTGGTGTCCGCAGTGGCGACGGCCCAAGAAAAGCGTTCCTTGGGACTCGATGAGGCCTTGAGGTTGGCCGCCGAGGGAAATGGTACCTTAAAGCGGAAATCGGCGGAGCTTATGGCCGCCCGCGCCAAGGCAAACCAAAGTCTGGCGGCCTTTCTGCCCCAAGCGGAGTTGTCGACATCTTTTGTCAGAACCAATGATCCGTTAAACGTTTTCGGGTTCAGGCTGAAGCAGGGAATCGTAACACAGGAGGATTTTGTACCTGCGAGCCTTAACAACCCTTCAGGATTCACAAACTATTCGACACGGGCCGAAATCAGGCAACCGATTTTTAATCTTGATGGACTTTACGGCCGAAAGGCGGCTCGCTATCAAGTCAAATCCAAAGAGTTTGAATTGGAAAGGACAAAAAAAGCTATCGACCTAGAAGTGCGCCGGCAATATTTTGCCGTAGGGCTGGCAAACGGAAGGGTGGAGGTTTTGGAAAAAGCCCTTGCCACTGCGGAAGCGACACTCAAAGTGGTGGAAGACAGCAAAGGTCAAGGTTACGCCAAAGAGTCGGACTTACTGGAAGTGAGAATTCACGCCTTGGATTTGGACAGAAAACTGGATCAAGCCAAGAGCGACAGACAAACCTCCAACGATTATCTGGCGATGCTTCTGGGTATATCGGATACCGAAATCGAACCAGCTGATATGTTGGTGATCGAAAGCGCCTCCGCTGAGGCGCCGGAACTTTCCAAAAACCGTGACGATATCCGGGCTTACGAAATGGGGCTTGAGGCGGCGAAGAGCATGGTCGGGGCGAAGGCCTCTGGGTTTGTGCCGAGAGTAAACGCCGTTGGCGCTTTCGAAACGAACGGCGATCAGGTTTTGGGAAGTGGCCAAGACAATTATTTGGTCGGCGTAAGCCTTTCGTGGAAACTTTTCAACGGATACAAAAACGTAGGGGAACTCAGGGAAGCCAAAGCCAAAGTGGCCGAGGCCGGGCAAGCCTTTGAGGATTACAAACGCCAAAGCTCCATAGAATTGGAGAAAACCTACCGAGAATACGAAGTGAGCCGAAAAGGTTTGGCCACTGCCGAGACCGCCGAAAAGCACGCTAAAGAAAACCTGCGCATAACGTCCGATCGTTTCGCCGAAGGCATGGAAAAAACTTCCGACTTGTTGCGTGCCCAGACCCTTCTGGCCGAAAAACGTCTTGAAGCTCTCAACGCCCGCTACGGCTACGTGATGATGGGCTATTACCTCGAATTCCTTAGATAA
- a CDS encoding efflux RND transporter periplasmic adaptor subunit, which translates to MKISTLKIFTAGILLSLASCSSEKQENGNAVPAVKVSVVTAEMSDAGSPKSFSGIVKAVRETRLSTKLMGRVLDFPVEEGQKIKKGQLLVRVDSKDLLAKKEQAKAGLKQAESAFANIKKDYERVGRLHAKKSATDKELDDITNAYNAMSANLEAAKQGLVEINQTLAYATLRSPFDGYVTKKFMSQGDMATPGMPVVAVEAEGDYKLVALVPESDLASVAEGADATIRVDALGKEIPAKIHRLNVSSAYSGAQYEVDVRPVDESAQLRSGMHAYLDLSGKGNSKLLVPEKYLVKRGQLTGIYTVSKAGKAKLRWLRLGKKVGASVEVLSGLKAGEKIVTGSKNRLRDGQPVKF; encoded by the coding sequence ATGAAGATCTCGACTTTAAAAATATTCACGGCCGGCATCCTTCTTTCGTTGGCGTCTTGTTCTTCCGAAAAACAGGAAAATGGAAACGCGGTTCCCGCCGTCAAAGTCTCGGTTGTCACTGCCGAAATGAGTGACGCCGGAAGCCCGAAAAGCTTCTCCGGAATTGTAAAAGCCGTTCGCGAAACCCGTCTGAGCACTAAGCTGATGGGCCGGGTACTTGATTTTCCGGTGGAAGAAGGGCAGAAAATCAAAAAGGGACAATTGCTCGTCAGAGTGGACAGCAAAGATCTTTTGGCCAAAAAAGAGCAAGCCAAAGCTGGGTTGAAACAAGCCGAATCGGCCTTCGCCAATATCAAAAAGGATTATGAGAGAGTAGGGCGCCTACATGCCAAAAAGAGCGCTACGGACAAGGAGTTGGATGATATAACAAACGCCTACAACGCCATGTCGGCGAATCTTGAAGCGGCGAAGCAAGGCTTGGTCGAGATCAACCAGACTTTGGCTTACGCCACCTTGCGCTCGCCTTTTGATGGCTATGTTACCAAGAAATTCATGAGCCAAGGCGATATGGCCACGCCCGGAATGCCGGTAGTGGCTGTGGAGGCCGAAGGCGATTACAAACTTGTGGCCTTGGTGCCCGAAAGCGACTTGGCAAGCGTAGCCGAAGGCGCCGACGCCACTATCAGAGTCGACGCTTTAGGCAAAGAGATTCCCGCCAAAATTCATCGCCTGAATGTTTCCAGCGCTTATTCCGGAGCCCAATACGAAGTGGATGTCCGCCCGGTTGATGAGTCTGCGCAACTCAGGAGCGGTATGCACGCCTATCTTGATTTGTCTGGAAAAGGAAATTCAAAGCTTCTTGTTCCCGAGAAATATTTGGTGAAACGAGGTCAGCTCACCGGAATTTATACGGTTTCCAAGGCCGGAAAAGCAAAACTGCGCTGGCTAAGGCTCGGCAAGAAAGTGGGCGCTTCCGTGGAGGTTTTGTCAGGCTTGAAGGCGGGAGAGAAAATCGTGACAGGTTCGAAAAACCGCTTGCGTGACGGACAGCCCGTCAAGTTTTAA
- a CDS encoding efflux RND transporter permease subunit, whose protein sequence is MKTGFAGKIAQGLINSKLTPLLMIAFLAIGTYASFLTPREEEPQIDVPIADILLRYPGASPEEMESRVVRPLEKYLSNVPGVEYVYSTSMPGQAMLVVRFYVGENVELSFVKMYNEMMRNMDQFPQGVSMPLVKLRSIDDVPMLALTLWSDKYDDYDLRRMAGELDSEIKTVSDVSTTKIVGGRTRQLRVELDREKLGAYGIDPLAVVGSIKSGNNQMASGAFDSNDREFLVETGAFLSEAEDLENLVVGISGQSPVYLKQVAEIKDGPGEPTQYVSFGSGKASGQEIIGDYPAVTISVAKRQGADAMKIADKIMAKVDRLRPELLPEEVKVSVTRNYGETASHKVSELLLHLIGSIIAVTFVVALAMGWRGGLVVFLSVPVTFALTLLTYYLLGYTLNRITLFALVFVTGIVVDDSIIIAENMHRHFKMRKTSKFKAAIESINEVGNPTILATFTVIAAVLPMVFVSGLMGPYMSPMPIGASFAMMFSLLVALMVTPYLAYRLIKFEADKKDKEFDLKTTFVYRLYAKMMNPMIETPWKRWAFIGGTSFLLFGSMSLFYFKMVAVKMLPFDNKNEFQVIVDMPEGTTLERTAAVTSELADFLKEEQTVMNVQTYVGTAAPINFNGLVRHYDFRRGSNVADIQVNLIDKSERSLQSHDIAKAVRPALAELGKKLGANVKVVEVPPGPPVISTLVAEVYGPNLEEQTRIAKDIKDVFDNAEGIVDVDWMVEDNQREYKFVLDRRKASRHGISSEQVVNAMGLALGGMPAGRLYKEEEKEGVNIMVRLSEEDRSSLESLRSLSVMSPNGYMVPIGDVAEVKEQNQDKSIYRKNQRRVVYVMAEVAGDLESPVYAIMDVKDKIGEINVPAGYSLEQNFTGQPEHSDDFSVSWDGEWFITYEVFRDLGAAFAVVLIIIYMLIIGWFQDFKVPMVMMVAIPLSMVGILVGHWMLDAFFTATSMIGMIALAGIMVRNSVLLIDFINLRLDEGANLHDAVVEAGAVRTTPILLTAGTVVIGAFVILFDPIFQGLAISLMGGSIASTALTLLIVPLIYYMTEKGKKGNGKSKEENVNQEAESLNS, encoded by the coding sequence ATGAAAACCGGATTTGCGGGAAAAATCGCCCAAGGGCTGATCAATTCGAAACTGACACCCTTGCTGATGATCGCTTTCTTGGCGATAGGCACATACGCTTCGTTTCTTACCCCGAGGGAAGAGGAGCCTCAAATCGACGTGCCGATTGCGGATATCTTGCTGAGATATCCCGGCGCCAGCCCCGAGGAAATGGAAAGTAGAGTCGTAAGGCCTTTGGAAAAATACCTGAGCAATGTCCCCGGCGTCGAGTACGTTTATTCGACCTCGATGCCCGGGCAGGCCATGCTCGTTGTCCGCTTCTATGTAGGCGAGAACGTTGAGTTGAGTTTCGTGAAAATGTACAACGAAATGATGCGCAACATGGACCAATTCCCCCAAGGCGTAAGCATGCCTTTGGTGAAATTGCGTTCGATCGACGATGTGCCGATGCTGGCGCTCACGCTTTGGAGCGACAAATACGACGATTATGATCTTCGCCGTATGGCGGGAGAGTTGGACAGCGAAATAAAGACCGTGTCCGATGTTTCCACAACAAAAATAGTGGGTGGCAGAACTCGCCAGCTCCGCGTGGAGCTTGACCGTGAAAAGCTCGGCGCTTACGGAATCGATCCTTTGGCCGTGGTTGGCTCAATAAAGTCGGGTAATAACCAAATGGCTTCCGGCGCTTTCGACTCCAATGACCGTGAGTTTTTGGTGGAGACCGGCGCTTTTCTGAGCGAGGCCGAGGATTTGGAAAATCTTGTGGTGGGAATTTCGGGCCAAAGCCCGGTTTATCTGAAGCAAGTGGCCGAGATAAAAGACGGTCCCGGCGAGCCGACACAATACGTAAGCTTCGGTAGCGGAAAAGCTTCGGGGCAGGAAATTATCGGGGATTATCCGGCAGTCACTATTTCGGTGGCGAAACGCCAAGGCGCCGACGCCATGAAAATCGCCGACAAGATTATGGCGAAAGTGGACCGTTTGCGTCCAGAATTGTTGCCTGAAGAGGTCAAGGTTTCAGTTACCAGAAACTATGGCGAAACGGCTTCACACAAAGTAAGCGAGCTTTTGCTTCACCTGATCGGTTCCATTATCGCCGTAACCTTCGTGGTGGCTTTGGCCATGGGCTGGCGTGGCGGTTTGGTTGTGTTTCTTTCGGTTCCCGTTACCTTCGCTTTGACTCTGCTCACTTATTACCTTTTGGGTTACACCCTGAACAGGATTACGCTTTTCGCTTTGGTTTTCGTAACCGGTATTGTGGTCGACGATTCGATTATCATCGCCGAGAATATGCACCGCCATTTCAAAATGCGGAAAACCTCCAAGTTCAAAGCGGCGATCGAGTCGATCAACGAAGTTGGTAACCCTACGATTCTGGCCACGTTCACCGTTATCGCGGCGGTATTGCCGATGGTTTTCGTTTCCGGACTGATGGGCCCGTATATGAGCCCGATGCCGATCGGCGCCTCCTTCGCCATGATGTTCTCTCTTTTGGTCGCTTTGATGGTGACACCGTATTTGGCTTATCGCCTGATCAAATTCGAAGCGGATAAGAAGGATAAGGAATTTGATCTCAAAACCACTTTCGTCTATAGGCTTTACGCCAAAATGATGAACCCGATGATCGAGACGCCTTGGAAACGTTGGGCGTTTATCGGCGGAACGTCATTCCTGCTTTTCGGCTCCATGTCGCTGTTTTATTTCAAAATGGTGGCCGTGAAAATGTTGCCGTTCGATAATAAGAACGAATTCCAGGTGATCGTCGATATGCCCGAGGGAACAACCTTGGAACGCACGGCGGCGGTGACATCTGAACTGGCGGATTTCCTGAAAGAGGAACAGACAGTGATGAACGTCCAGACTTATGTGGGCACGGCGGCGCCGATCAACTTTAACGGCCTTGTTCGCCATTACGATTTCCGCAGAGGTTCCAATGTGGCGGATATTCAGGTTAACCTTATCGATAAATCGGAAAGAAGCCTCCAAAGCCACGATATAGCGAAAGCCGTTCGCCCGGCATTGGCCGAACTTGGGAAGAAACTCGGAGCCAATGTGAAAGTGGTGGAAGTTCCTCCCGGACCTCCCGTAATCTCGACTTTGGTAGCCGAAGTGTATGGCCCGAATCTCGAAGAGCAAACGAGGATAGCCAAAGACATAAAAGACGTTTTCGATAACGCCGAGGGAATTGTGGACGTGGACTGGATGGTCGAAGACAACCAGCGGGAATACAAATTCGTGCTTGACAGGCGCAAAGCCAGCCGACACGGTATTAGCTCCGAACAAGTGGTGAATGCCATGGGACTTGCGTTGGGCGGAATGCCGGCGGGCAGGCTTTATAAGGAAGAGGAAAAGGAAGGCGTGAACATTATGGTTCGCCTCAGCGAAGAGGACCGTTCCAGCCTTGAGAGCCTCAGAAGCCTTTCCGTGATGTCGCCGAACGGATATATGGTGCCGATAGGGGATGTGGCCGAAGTTAAGGAGCAAAATCAGGACAAAAGCATTTATCGCAAAAACCAAAGGCGAGTGGTGTACGTGATGGCCGAAGTGGCCGGCGATCTTGAAAGTCCGGTTTACGCCATTATGGATGTGAAAGACAAAATCGGTGAGATCAACGTGCCCGCGGGCTATAGTTTGGAGCAGAACTTCACCGGTCAGCCAGAGCACTCCGATGATTTCTCGGTATCGTGGGATGGCGAGTGGTTTATCACTTACGAAGTATTCCGGGATCTGGGAGCGGCCTTCGCCGTAGTTCTGATCATCATTTATATGCTGATTATCGGATGGTTCCAAGACTTCAAAGTTCCGATGGTGATGATGGTTGCCATTCCGCTTTCCATGGTTGGTATTTTGGTGGGACACTGGATGCTTGACGCCTTCTTTACCGCCACGTCCATGATCGGTATGATTGCCTTGGCAGGGATTATGGTTCGGAATTCCGTCTTGCTGATCGACTTTATCAACCTAAGACTGGACGAAGGTGCCAACCTACACGACGCGGTGGTGGAAGCCGGCGCAGTACGTACAACCCCGATTCTTCTTACGGCCGGAACGGTTGTTATCGGAGCGTTCGTAATTCTCTTCGATCCAATTTTCCAAGGCTTAGCTATTTCTCTGATGGGCGGTTCCATCGCTTCCACGGCTTTGACATTGTTGATCGTTCCGCTGATTTATTATATGACCGAAAAAGGTAAAAAGGGGAATGGGAAGTCGAAGGAAGAAAATGTAAACCAAGAAGCGGAATCGTTGAATTCGTGA
- a CDS encoding rhodanese-like domain-containing protein, producing the protein MLNVLKSMFGGPSHAEMKKLVEEKGAVVVDVRTKGEFQAGNAPGSVNIPLTDLIGKVVEIKSWNKPVVLCCLSGGRASKALGVLKSNGVEAYNAGCWQNVI; encoded by the coding sequence ATGTTAAACGTATTAAAATCTATGTTCGGAGGGCCTTCGCATGCGGAAATGAAGAAATTGGTGGAGGAAAAAGGCGCCGTAGTGGTCGATGTACGGACCAAGGGTGAGTTTCAGGCCGGAAATGCCCCTGGGTCCGTGAATATTCCGCTCACTGACCTTATAGGCAAAGTAGTGGAGATCAAATCTTGGAATAAACCTGTGGTTTTGTGTTGCCTTTCCGGTGGCCGGGCGTCCAAGGCTTTGGGTGTTCTCAAGTCAAACGGAGTGGAGGCGTATAACGCCGGATGTTGGCAAAACGTAATTTGA
- a CDS encoding DUF2892 domain-containing protein, producing the protein MIERIIRAVAGSFILLSLTMAHFHSPNWYYFTAFVGLNLFQSSITKFCPLEWGLKKMIKV; encoded by the coding sequence ATGATAGAGAGAATAATCAGGGCCGTAGCTGGCAGTTTTATATTGCTGAGCTTGACCATGGCCCACTTCCACAGCCCTAATTGGTACTACTTTACCGCCTTTGTCGGGTTGAACCTGTTTCAGTCGTCGATTACCAAATTCTGTCCTCTGGAATGGGGATTGAAGAAAATGATCAAAGTGTAA
- a CDS encoding SPFH domain-containing protein, with protein MSQEKSFVPANGYLMLFVELIILVVGGFAVKTGSVLLGVISAIVFIFLLGGFLVVNPNGSAVMTLFGKYTGTVKNNGFYWVNPFYSRFKISLKARNFDSDRVKVNDKIGNPILISVILVWQVKDTYRAAFDVDDYNAFVNVQCDAAVRKLAGLYPYDNLEDHEAQITLRSGVNEVNHALEAELSERLKIAGINVIEARIGYLAYASEIAGAMLRRQQASAVVAARTKIVEGAVGMVEMALEKLSDDKNVKLSEEQKARMVGNLMVVLCSDKEATPVVSTGNEH; from the coding sequence ATGTCGCAGGAAAAATCGTTTGTACCGGCCAATGGATACCTAATGCTCTTTGTAGAGCTTATCATATTGGTTGTGGGAGGGTTTGCGGTAAAGACGGGCAGTGTTTTGCTAGGTGTGATCAGCGCAATTGTCTTCATCTTTTTACTGGGAGGTTTTCTGGTGGTAAACCCTAATGGCTCCGCAGTAATGACGCTGTTTGGAAAATACACAGGAACGGTGAAGAATAATGGATTCTATTGGGTAAACCCATTTTATTCCAGATTCAAAATTTCGCTCAAAGCCCGCAATTTCGATAGCGACCGGGTGAAGGTAAACGACAAAATCGGTAACCCGATTCTGATAAGCGTGATTCTCGTTTGGCAAGTGAAAGACACTTACAGGGCAGCCTTTGACGTAGATGATTATAATGCTTTTGTAAATGTGCAGTGCGATGCCGCCGTCCGGAAATTGGCTGGGCTTTACCCTTACGATAATCTTGAGGACCACGAAGCGCAGATAACCTTACGTTCGGGAGTGAATGAGGTGAACCACGCCTTGGAAGCGGAACTTTCCGAAAGGCTTAAAATTGCCGGAATAAACGTGATTGAGGCCCGCATAGGCTACTTGGCTTACGCTTCAGAAATCGCCGGTGCGATGCTCCGTCGTCAGCAGGCGTCGGCGGTTGTGGCCGCCCGGACAAAGATTGTGGAAGGGGCTGTGGGAATGGTGGAGATGGCGCTGGAAAAATTGTCGGACGACAAAAATGTAAAGCTTAGCGAGGAGCAGAAAGCCCGGATGGTGGGCAACCTGATGGTTGTTCTTTGTTCGGATAAAGAAGCCACTCCGGTAGTTTCGACAGGGAACGAACACTAG
- a CDS encoding sulfatase: MFSNTFCRSKKMLAAGLLFLLTVKQGSLRAESDPSRPNIVFILLDDMGRNDLGFLGSDFYETPNIDKLASEGMFFSNAYANAPNCAPSRASIVTGQYTPRHGILTVNSSERGDASKRKIVPIPNKKSLRKDAVTIAQAMRNAGYETGQVGKWHVGKDPLTQGFDFNAGGSHRGSPSTYYSPYRLSHLEDGPKGEYLTDRLTDEAIGFIKKKRDKPFFLYLSQYAVHTPIHPPKNLISKYKAKKKGEIHKHPGYAAMVENADMNIGRVLKVLKDQGMEENTMVIFFSDNGGHGVYTDMSPMRGSKGMLYEGGVKEPLIVKWPKHIKKGSRCDTPVMGADFFPTMLASAGVSLKKYDIDGVDLSPLLKQKGKIEKRALYWHFPVYLQGYKKGMNFRTTPAASVRYGDYKLIEFFEDGKLELYNLRQDEGEKYNLAEAKPKMVRKMSKMMRDWRKKVRARVPTKPNPLYKGDI, translated from the coding sequence ATGTTTTCTAACACCTTTTGCAGATCGAAAAAGATGCTGGCCGCAGGCTTGTTGTTCTTGCTGACGGTAAAGCAAGGCTCGTTGAGGGCGGAGTCAGATCCGTCAAGGCCCAATATTGTGTTTATCCTTCTGGATGACATGGGGCGAAACGATTTGGGCTTTTTGGGAAGTGATTTTTACGAAACGCCCAATATCGATAAGTTGGCCTCCGAGGGAATGTTCTTCAGCAACGCTTACGCTAACGCTCCAAACTGCGCACCGTCGCGGGCCTCTATTGTTACAGGGCAATATACGCCCCGTCACGGAATCCTGACCGTGAACAGTTCGGAAAGGGGAGATGCTTCGAAGAGGAAAATCGTTCCTATCCCGAATAAAAAATCACTGAGAAAGGACGCTGTGACAATAGCCCAAGCCATGCGCAATGCGGGTTACGAAACAGGGCAGGTCGGGAAATGGCACGTAGGAAAGGACCCGCTTACCCAGGGTTTCGATTTCAACGCAGGCGGAAGCCATCGCGGTTCGCCAAGTACTTATTATAGCCCGTACAGGTTGTCGCATTTGGAGGACGGACCCAAAGGGGAATATCTGACCGACCGGCTGACGGACGAGGCTATAGGTTTCATCAAAAAGAAAAGGGACAAGCCGTTTTTCCTTTATTTGAGCCAATATGCGGTGCACACGCCGATTCATCCTCCAAAAAACCTGATCAGCAAATACAAGGCGAAGAAAAAAGGCGAAATCCACAAACATCCCGGTTATGCGGCGATGGTGGAAAACGCCGATATGAATATCGGTAGGGTTCTGAAAGTGCTGAAAGACCAAGGCATGGAAGAAAATACGATGGTTATCTTCTTTTCCGACAACGGCGGGCACGGAGTCTATACCGATATGAGCCCGATGCGCGGTAGCAAAGGGATGCTCTACGAAGGCGGAGTAAAAGAGCCGCTGATCGTAAAGTGGCCGAAGCATATCAAGAAAGGAAGCCGATGCGATACGCCGGTTATGGGCGCCGATTTCTTCCCGACTATGCTGGCCTCGGCGGGTGTGTCGCTGAAGAAATATGACATTGACGGCGTGGATCTGTCTCCGTTGTTGAAGCAAAAAGGGAAGATAGAGAAGCGTGCTTTGTATTGGCACTTCCCGGTTTATCTCCAAGGTTATAAAAAGGGAATGAATTTCCGGACTACTCCGGCGGCCTCGGTACGTTATGGAGATTACAAGCTGATCGAGTTTTTTGAGGATGGAAAGCTGGAACTTTATAACCTGAGGCAAGACGAAGGAGAAAAGTACAACCTCGCTGAGGCAAAACCGAAAATGGTGAGGAAAATGAGCAAAATGATGCGTGACTGGCGCAAGAAAGTAAGGGCGAGAGTGCCTACAAAACCAAACCCGCTTTATAAGGGCGATATTTGA